One genomic region from Apodemus sylvaticus chromosome 1, mApoSyl1.1, whole genome shotgun sequence encodes:
- the C5ar2 gene encoding C5a anaphylatoxin chemotactic receptor 2 — translation MRNHTTSEDYEYEYYHEHYAGLPDVPVDCPAGYCFSSDVYLIVLLVLYAAVFLVGVPGNTLVAWVTWKESRHRLGASWFLHLTMADLLCCVSMPFLAVPIAQKGHWPYGAAGCWLLPSITVLSMYASVLLLTGLSGDLFLLAFRPSWKGAADHRTLGVRVVQVSSWMLALLLTVPSAVYRRLLQEHYPPRLMCGTDYGGSVKAEAAVTTVRFLFAFLGPLVFMASCHSILQRQMARRHWPLGTAVVVGFFICWTPFHILRVIIAVAPPYSALLGRVLVAEPLVTGLALAHSALNPMMFLYFGRKQLCKSLQAACHWALRDPQNEETSVTKGSTSHEMVSEMPV, via the coding sequence ATGAGGAACCACACCACCAGCGAGGATTATGAGTATGAGTATTATCACGAACACTACGCTGGCCTTCCGGACGTCCCCGTAGACTGCCCAGCCGGTTACTGCTTCTCTAGTGACGTCTACCTCATAGTCTTGCTTGTGCTGTATGCAGCCGTCTTCCTAGTGGGTGTGCCAGGCAACACCCTGGTGGCGTGGGTGACCTGGAAAGAGTCCCGCCACAGGCTTGGGGCCTCTTGGTTCCTGCACCTGACCATGGCGGACTTGCTTTGCTGTGTGTCTATGCCGTTCCTGGCTGTGCCCATTGCCCAGAAGGGCCACTGGCCATACGGGGCCGCAGGCTGCTGGCTGTTGCCGTCCATCACCGTCCTGTCCATGTACGCCAGCGTGCTGCTCCTGACCGGCCTCAGTGGCGACCTCTTCCTGTTGGCTTTCAGGCCCTCCTGGAAGGGTGCGGCGGATCATCGAACACTTGGGGTACGCGTGGTCCAGGTCTCCTCCTGGATGCTCGCCCTGCTGCTGACTGTGCCTTCTGCTGTCTACCGCAGGCTGCTTCAGGAGCACTATCCTCCCCGGCTTATGTGTGGCACAGACTACGGGGGATCGGTCAAGGCCGAGGCTGCCGTCACCACTGTTCGATTCCTCTTTGCCTTCCTGGGGCCATTGGTGTTCATGGCCAGTTGCCACAGCATCCTCCAGAGGCAGATGGCCCGCCGCCATTGGCCCCTGGGCACAGCTGTCGTGGTGGGGTTTTTCATTTGCTGGACTCCCTTTCACATCCTGCGGGTCATCATCGCGGTGGCTCCTCCGTACTCCGCGCTCCTTGGCCGGGTCCTGGTGGCCGAGCCTCTGGTTACCGGCCTGGCCCTCGCTCACAGTGCTCTCAATCCCATGATGTTTTTGTATTTCGGAAGAAAGCAACTCTGCAAATCACTCCAGGCTGCATGTCACTGGGCCCTGAGGGATCCACAGAATGAGGAAACCTCGGTGACCAAGGGATCCACCAGCCACGAAATGGTATCTGAGATGCCAGTGTAG